From Juglans regia cultivar Chandler chromosome 8, Walnut 2.0, whole genome shotgun sequence, the proteins below share one genomic window:
- the LOC108979495 gene encoding uncharacterized protein LOC108979495 isoform X2, with protein sequence MATPQVLQRDDDLLLSSSLFDPRKGENAKSHGMSIEKKIEFLESLTGTVSNRRSRRWLNDRILMELVPRLNAEEIRGLFAPPPWGDEVPLSAFCLTNVGEWDKFRNIDMDKEATIIDALERSPSKKPGHVDADKMAVLNAWHRVNCRTREALRRSFLSELIEGYEECIRAFITDSGDTDILVLRVQDPFHRLLLHGVCEFYNLVSVTVKESKDAGSSKMTRITRKKKSAAELPNITLTHFLRMSKEGTW encoded by the exons ATGGCGACTCCTCAGGTTCTTCAGCGAGATGATGACCTTCTCCTTTCATCCTCCCTCTTTGACCCTCGAAAAG GAGAGAATGCGAAGTCCCATGGGATGTCAATTGAGAAGAAGATCGAGTTTCTTGAGAGCTTGACTGGAACG GTTAGCAACCGTCGGTCTCGCAGATGGTTAAATGACCGTATTCTCATGGAACTTGTTCCCCGTTTAAATGCAGAAGAGATTCGAGGCTTGTTTGCACCCCCACCTTGGG GTGATGAGGTACCATTGTCAGCATTTTGCTTGACTAATGTTGGAGAATGGGACAAATTTAGGAATATAGACATGGATAAAGAG GCTACTATTATTGATGCTTTAGAAAGATCACCCTCAAAAAAGCCAGGTCATGTTGATGCTGATAAGATGGCTGTCTTGAATGCATGGCATAGAGTTAACTGTCGAACAAGAGAGGCACTTCGGCGTAGTTTTCTTTCAGAACTTATTGAGGGCTATGAG GAGTGTATACGAGCCTTCATCACGGATAGTGGAGACACGGATATTCTTGTGCTACGGGTTCAAGATCCTTTTCATAGATTATTGCTACATGGAGTCTGTGAA TTCTACAACTTGGTCTCAGTGACAGTTAAAGAGTCCAAAGATGCAGGGTCATCGAAGATGACAAGGATaacaaggaagaaaaagagtGCTGCTGAGCTCCCAAATATCACTCTGACTCATTTTCTGAGGATGTCCAAAGAAGGAACTTGGTGA
- the LOC108979495 gene encoding uncharacterized protein LOC108979495 isoform X1: protein MATPQVLQRDDDLLLSSSLFDPRKGENAKSHGMSIEKKIEFLESLTGTVSNRRSRRWLNDRILMELVPRLNAEEIRGLFAPPPWGDEVPLSAFCLTNVGEWDKFRNIDMDKEATIIDALERSPSKKPGHVDADKMAVLNAWHRVNCRTREALRRSFLSELIEGYEIAWLGCLPVPYDNQISHCYSGLDSECIRAFITDSGDTDILVLRVQDPFHRLLLHGVCEFYNLVSVTVKESKDAGSSKMTRITRKKKSAAELPNITLTHFLRMSKEGTW, encoded by the exons ATGGCGACTCCTCAGGTTCTTCAGCGAGATGATGACCTTCTCCTTTCATCCTCCCTCTTTGACCCTCGAAAAG GAGAGAATGCGAAGTCCCATGGGATGTCAATTGAGAAGAAGATCGAGTTTCTTGAGAGCTTGACTGGAACG GTTAGCAACCGTCGGTCTCGCAGATGGTTAAATGACCGTATTCTCATGGAACTTGTTCCCCGTTTAAATGCAGAAGAGATTCGAGGCTTGTTTGCACCCCCACCTTGGG GTGATGAGGTACCATTGTCAGCATTTTGCTTGACTAATGTTGGAGAATGGGACAAATTTAGGAATATAGACATGGATAAAGAG GCTACTATTATTGATGCTTTAGAAAGATCACCCTCAAAAAAGCCAGGTCATGTTGATGCTGATAAGATGGCTGTCTTGAATGCATGGCATAGAGTTAACTGTCGAACAAGAGAGGCACTTCGGCGTAGTTTTCTTTCAGAACTTATTGAGGGCTATGAG ATTGCTTGGCTGGGCTGTCTGCCTGTGCCATATGACAACCAAATATCCCACTGTTACTCAGGCCTAGATTCG GAGTGTATACGAGCCTTCATCACGGATAGTGGAGACACGGATATTCTTGTGCTACGGGTTCAAGATCCTTTTCATAGATTATTGCTACATGGAGTCTGTGAA TTCTACAACTTGGTCTCAGTGACAGTTAAAGAGTCCAAAGATGCAGGGTCATCGAAGATGACAAGGATaacaaggaagaaaaagagtGCTGCTGAGCTCCCAAATATCACTCTGACTCATTTTCTGAGGATGTCCAAAGAAGGAACTTGGTGA